A DNA window from Theobroma cacao cultivar B97-61/B2 chromosome 5, Criollo_cocoa_genome_V2, whole genome shotgun sequence contains the following coding sequences:
- the LOC108661964 gene encoding uncharacterized protein LOC108661964 codes for MDGQSERTIQTLQDMLRASVIDFTGSWDRHLPLVEFAYNNSFQYSIGMAPYKLCMGESVELHFAGMKFAKREKLNSRYSGPFHIIERIGPVAYRLELPLELDRIHNVFHVSMLKKYVPDPSHILEIPPIELQEDLKFEVQPVRILDRKDRVLRKKSIPMVKMLWRNAFMEEMTWEAEHQMRNQYPHLFSEFGK; via the exons ATGGATGGTCAATCCGAAAGGACCATTCAGACTTTGCAGGATATGCTACGAGCTTCTGTCATTGACTTTACtgggagttgggatagacacttaCCGTTGGTGGAGTTTGCTTATAACAATAGCTTTCAGTATAGTATAGGGATGGCACCATACAAGCTCTGTATGGGAGAAAGTGTTGAACTCCACTTTgctgggatgaa GTTTGCAAAGCGAGAAAAGCTCAATTCGAGATACAGTGGACCTTTTCATATTATTGAAAGAATTGGGCCAGTGGCGTATAGACTAGAGTTACCTCTGGAGTTGGATCGGATTCATAATGTTTTTCACGTCTCAATGCTAAAGAAGTATGTACCCGATCCCTCCCATATCCTCGAGATACCTCCAATTGAGTTGcaagaagatttgaagttcgaggtgcaaccTGTACGTATTTTAGACCGAAAAGATCGAGTGTTGAGGAAAAAGAGTATTCCAATGGTTAAGATGTTGTGGAGAAATGCTTTCATGGAGGAAATGACGTGGGAAGCCGAACATCAaatgaggaaccaatacccaCATCTTTTCTCCGAGTtcggtaagtga